A single window of Falco peregrinus isolate bFalPer1 chromosome 11, bFalPer1.pri, whole genome shotgun sequence DNA harbors:
- the PCARE gene encoding photoreceptor cilium actin regulator, translating into MGCTPSHSEIANTIARSGLKALNKPRSILRIDPGDKGIPLLVKGSSCYNTDEFHQYGIQGNDYLREKEDKLSEQDKSDNFQLSSQAHSDPQISREDKRIERTATDAEIVMSELIESQKHITEAIQIRKQSSCESEASAFIWDDKNESNAKQIPKKGKKQKPHKLAKQHRPSKIKEKSILALCETEKKVDFPELLVKAHQSAYAYLNPNLSKYETIIHMATEATQTQLFLQQMVSFLVLRFDEINQLLEEIANDGENLLKDVGGNLAWPAEKGDLKEHPDLLQQLLQYTVNKMQLLSGTLASLTSDALQETCSYLRSAASNLEGKLKAKQCFDEHLLRTVRLLEASTVGSSQSHGDDRTLYSEDSGIGVDNESLKEFSALSQHGGQASCDSCGHGHLSQEHTRKAEHMRDGKVSPGTAASHDCALERHFKDIFYSPVRSREGTSGQGGVPEGISTIHQYASLSKSHFHNSFHSDSTQKGEHFKICESTDFPSDDDVDDDEESTLEEDDDNTSLSEMGKDALPRRSLSLPTVTDNTQRQSIKRTENTETEEIIMKMKDAISEKIKFVPAKSRRKEWIEDESGKEVLATRPSTATGSQKTFRKQQRSRSEESLRSQAEDPTLLELQRTQKELSKRLEMFYGKDTDNNVEPWKSRTAPYLQDEQFTSRSSSKLKACLSKNFSILPNQDKVPSFMVDQNPAHQLDEKKGRKPLRATKPTQETSGGKEKEPPGAQMLNGSSCVSRQSVKKLIETFSPADGLVKASPSGSLGPIKCIRKIGLPVIPPTIPFQGGLAPLNLKHRISPVEDTNPSNTSGVSSSFPHAFPPAPAAELSKKDTKEETDEDIENLPPPPPEMLTDTSLDFSECEETARIEGNSSEDAKKPPKTEFRATKRSQVSPKMKASLQSIDLLPSKNISGPSVISNKGVRNTGAGDEKLQRYPRELNPTNVHVPSPEEILATQRKEAEDLYKQTHKIIPLQNPSGVSIPHSNSSESKEPNSPPTSVQYQKHGSADSLRRNKKGSVFARRVSPTRTPPSSPLTEKRLFNPPTHNRHSLQAFSSPQTSSPTMQRKPSPPSSPRVPSPPSQKKLPSPPPQRNPLSPPMGHKQSSPTPRRLLGSPAYRQDASPPPFPTAPSPPASPSCSYKGLRAGLEAGDEHQLSSSKRTSNVHSIFCPATSSLFEARPPAVPTKPTAEVASQPEASPLSQKSSLFFQQPQDRTRKLSLSAANPQPFVRRSFSDRRPGVQFRLPAPVMTGSEPALHQASWEESPRKASDTWNNSPCVPEIKESNRSASHPELYVVGQGLQRE; encoded by the exons ATGGGCTGCACACCTTCTCACAGTGAGATTGCTAATACTATTGCAAGAAGTGGTCTTAAGGCTTTGAATAAACCCAGAAGTATTTTGCGTATTGATCCAGGAGATAAAGGAATTCCTCTGCTAGTTAAAGGTTCATCTTGCTACAATACTGATGAATTCCACCAATATGGGATCCAGGGGAATGACTATCTGCGAGAAAAGGAGGACAAACTATCAGAACAGGACAAGAGTGATAATTTTCAGTTATCTTCCCAGGCTCATTCAGATCCCCAGATTTCCAGGGAAGACAAGAGAATTGAGAGGACAGCCACAGATGCTGAAATCGTTATGTCTGAACTGATTGAGTCTCAAAAACACATCACTGAGGCCATACAGATCAGAAAGCAAAGCTCTTGTGAATCAGAAGCATCCGCTTTCATTTGGGATGACAAGAATGAAAGCAATGCAAAGCAAATcccaaagaaaggaaagaagcaaaaaccCCATAAGCTGGCAAAGCAACATCGACCtagcaaaattaaagaaaagtcCATTTTGGCCCTGTGcgagacagagaaaaaagtagATTTCCCAGAACTGCTGGTTAAGGCTCATCAGAGTGCATATGCCTACTTAAATCCCAACCTCTCCAAGTATGAAACTATAATTCACATGGCCACCGAGGCTACCCAAACTCAGCTCTTCCTACAGCAGATGGTAAGCTTTCTCGTGCTTCGCTTCGATGAAATCAACCAGCTCTTGGAAGAAATTGCTAATGATGGGGAAAATCTTCTCAAAGATGTAGGTGGGAATCTGGCATGGCCAGCAGAAAAAGGTGATTTGAAGGAGCACCCTGATCTTCTGCAACAACTACTGCAGTACACGGTCAATAAAATGCAGTTGCTGAGCGGGACGCTGGCCTCCCTCACCTCAGATGCCCTGCAGGAGACATGCAGCTACCTGCGGTCTGCTGCAAGTAACttggaaggaaaactgaaagcaaagcagtgcttCGATGAGCACCTGCTACGGACAGTAAGGCTGCTCGAAGCCTCAACAGTGGGATCCTCTCAGTCCCATGGTGATGACAGGACTCTGTATTCTGAGGACAGTGGCATTGGCGTGGACAATGAGTCCCTCAAAGAGTTCAGTGCTCTCAGCCAGCACGGAGGACAAGCAAGCTGCGATTCCTGTGGGCATGGACATCTGTCCCAGGAGCACACCAGAAAAGCGGAGCACATGCGTGATGGGAAAGTGTCACCAGGCACAGCTGCATCCCATGACTGTGCActtgaaagacattttaaagatatattttattcaCCTGTGCGGAGTAGGGAAGGGACTTCTGGTCAGGGTGGAGTACCAGAAGGCATTTCTACCATACACCAATATGCAAGCTTGAGCAAAAGTCATTTCCATAACTCCTTCCACTCTGACTCTACTCAGAAAGGTGAACATTTCAAAATCTGTGAATCAACAGATTTTCCTTCTGATGATGATGTTGACGACGATGAAGAGAGCACCCTGGAGGAAGATGACGACAATACAAGTTTGTCAGAAATGGGGAAGGATGCTCTGCCAAGGAGGTCCCTGTCTTTGCCTACAGTCACTGATAACACACAGAGGCAGTCCATCAAGAGGACGGAGAACACAGAGACAGAGGAAATTATTATGAAGATGAAAGATGCCATCAGTGAAAAAATCAAGTTCGTCCCAGCTAAATCCAGGCGTAAAGAATGGATAGAGGATGAGAGCGGAAAAGAGGTCCTGGCAACAAGGCCCAGTACAGCAACGGGCAGCCAGAAAACCTTCAGGAAACAACAACGGTCCAGGTCAGAGGAGTCTCTCAGAAGCCAGGCAGAGGACCCGACCCTCCTAGAGCTTCAGAGAACTCAAAAAGAGCTCAGCAAGAGGCTGGAAATGTTTTATGGAAAGGATACAGATAACAATGTGGAACCTTGGAAATCAAGAACAGCACCTTATTTGCAGGATGAGCAATTTACATCTAGGTCCTCTAGCAAACTGAAGGCGTGCCTCTCAAAAAATTTCAGCATCCTGCCTAACCAGGATAAAGTCCCTTCGTTCATGGTTGATCAAAACCCTGCCCATCAACTGGATGAAAAAAAGGGCAGGAAACCTTTAAGAGCTACTAAGCCCACCCAGGAGACatcaggaggaaaagaaaaggagcctCCTGGAGCACAAATGCTCaatggcagcagctgtgtcTCCCGACAGTCTGTCAAAAAGCTTATTGAAACATTCAGTCCTGCTGATGGTCTTGTAAAAGCCTCACCTTCAGGATCTTTAGGACCAATAAAGTGCATCAGAAAAATTGGGCTTCCAGTCATCCCACCCACCATTCCCTTTCAGGGAGGCCTGGCACCTTTAAATCTTAAGCATCGTATTTCACCAGTAGAAGACACAAACCCTTCAAACACCAGTGGAGTTTCTTCTAGCTTTCCACATGCCTTTCCtcctgcaccagctgcagaaTTAAGCAAGAAAGACACAAAAGAAGAGACTGATGAAGACATTGAGaacctgccaccaccaccacctgaaATGTTAACGGACACTTCTTTAGACTTTTCTGAGTGTGAAGAAACTGCAAGAATAGAGGGAAACTCTTCAGAAGATGCCAAAAAGCCTCCCAAAACAGAATTTCGTGCTACTAAGAGATCACAAGTTTCCCCAAAAATGAAAGCCTCCCTTCAGTCCATTGACTTGTTGCCAAGTAAAAATATCAGCGGCCCCAGTGTCATTTCTAATAAAGGTGTAAGAAATACTGGAGCAGGGGATGAGAAACTGCAGAGGTACCCTCGGGAGCTGAACCCTACCAACGTGCATGTCCCTAGCCCGGAGGAGATACTGGCAACCCAGAGAAAAGAGGCTGAGGATTTGTACAAGCAAACCCATAAAATTATTCCTCTTCAAAATCCCAGTGGGGTTTCAATCCCACACAGCAACAGCTCAGAGAGCAAAGAGCCCAATTCACCTCCAACTTCAGTGCAATACCAGAAGCACGGTTCTGCCGATTCGCtcaggagaaacaaaaaaggctCAGTGTTTGCCAGGAGGGTCTCCCCAACAAGaactcctccttcctctccactAACTGAGAAGCGGCTTTTCAACCCCCCAACACACAACAGACACTCTCTGCAGGCTTTTAGCAGCCCACAAACGAGCTCACCCACCATGCAGAGGAAACCCAGTCCCCCGTCTAGCCCCAGGGTGCCCAGCCCACCCTCACAGAAGAAGCTGCCCTCTCCACCACCTCAGCGAAATCCACTCAGCCCTCCCATGGGGCACAAGCAAAGCTCGCCAACACCACGCCGGttgctgggctccccagcctACCGTCAAGATGCCAGCCCCCCTCCATTCCccactgccccctccccaccagcctccccatcctgctcctACAAGGGGCtgagagctgggctggaggctggggACGAGCACCAGCTCTCCTCCTCCAAGAGGACCAGCAATGTCCATTCAATATTCTGCCCAGCCACCTCTTCCTTATTTGAAGCCAGACCTCCAGCGGTACCCACCAAACCCACTGCAGAGGTGGCCAGCCAGCCTGAAGCTTCACCACTTTCCCAAAAGAGCAGTCTGTTTTTCCAGCAACCTCAAGACCGGACCAGAAAGCTCTCCCTGAGTGCTGCCAATCCTCAGCCATTCGTGAGGAGAAGTTTCTCTGACCGACGACCAGGGGTCCAGTTTCGTCTCCCAGCTCCCGTAATGACTGGCAGCGAACCCGCGCTTCACCAAGCAAG ctgggaggagagcCCTAGAAAAGCAAGCGACACTTGGAACAACAGCCCTTGTGTTCCTGAAATCAAGGAGTCCAACAGATCCGCTTCCCACCCCGAACTCTACGTCGtgggccaggggctgcagagggagtAA